One genomic region from Maridesulfovibrio ferrireducens encodes:
- a CDS encoding exopolyphosphatase: protein MRLLTRSDFDGLACAVLLTDIGIMDNWMFVHPKDVQDGKYPGDPNDIVANVPYIEGCGYWFDHHSSEEERLGMDLDFQGMSRKAKSAARVIWEYFGGHEKFDDKFDEMLYYVDKVDSGDLTAEEVENPIGWIMLGFIMDPRTGLGRYRHFNVSNYQLMENLIEYCRTLNITEILELPDVKERIDLYLERDQQFRDMLKNRAEVFANVLILDLREQDEIYPGNRFTVYSMFPQCDVSIQIIWGKLKQNTVFSIGYSIIKRTCKVDVGSTLLEYGGGGHKQVGTCQVPHDQADAVLGELIAKFMNK from the coding sequence ATGCGGCTTTTGACAAGATCTGACTTTGACGGTTTAGCTTGTGCAGTCCTTCTAACAGATATCGGAATTATGGATAACTGGATGTTTGTCCATCCTAAAGATGTTCAGGACGGCAAATACCCCGGAGACCCCAACGACATCGTTGCAAACGTTCCGTATATCGAAGGTTGCGGATACTGGTTTGACCACCACTCCAGTGAAGAAGAGCGACTTGGAATGGATCTTGATTTTCAGGGAATGTCCAGAAAAGCAAAAAGTGCTGCAAGGGTCATCTGGGAATACTTCGGCGGACATGAAAAATTCGACGATAAATTCGACGAAATGCTATACTATGTTGATAAAGTAGATAGTGGCGACCTTACAGCTGAAGAAGTCGAAAACCCGATCGGATGGATCATGCTCGGTTTCATTATGGACCCGAGAACAGGACTGGGACGATACAGACATTTCAATGTAAGTAACTATCAGTTGATGGAAAACTTAATCGAATATTGCCGGACTCTTAACATTACCGAAATTCTTGAACTGCCTGATGTTAAAGAACGTATAGACCTTTACCTTGAAAGAGATCAACAATTCCGGGATATGCTCAAAAACAGAGCAGAAGTCTTTGCAAATGTTTTGATATTAGACCTTCGTGAACAAGATGAAATTTATCCCGGTAACAGATTCACAGTATACTCGATGTTCCCACAGTGTGATGTAAGTATTCAGATTATCTGGGGTAAACTGAAACAAAACACAGTATTTTCTATCGGATACAGTATTATTAAGCGCACCTGTAAAGTTGATGTGGGTAGCACACTTCTGGAATACGGCGGTGGTGGCCACAAGCAGGTTGGAACATGTCAGGTCCCCCACGATCAGGCTGATGCAGTTCTCGGAGAACTGATCGCGAAATTTATGAACAAGTAA